The Filimonas lacunae genomic sequence GGTTACACTCGCTTTAGATGGCAACAATTTTACAGACGTCAATGGAACAGATGGAGCCTTACCTGAAAACTTTTCTGATTTAAAAGTACTTACCACCTTAAACTTAAACAGTAACTCCTTTACAGCACCGCCTGCGGTCATCAATAGTATCACATCACTTATAAGTTTAACCATCTCCATTAATCCATTGGCCACATGGGGTAATCTGGGAGCACTTATTAATTTAAACACCTTATCACTGGCCTCCTGCCCTTTGCTACAGCCCGTGGTGCCAGGCTACTTTGCCAGCTTAACTAAATTAAAAAACCTTCACTTTGCAGGCAGTTTTGGTAACACCACCAATGCAGAAGCTTTTATTAGCTCGTTCTATAGCTTTGTAACAACGAATACAGCCCTAACCGGAGCCAATACCCTCCCCTTCAGGGGCATGACCATAGTTATCGGGAATAATGCATCAGATAACGTATCAGCTTCCGGGCATATCATAACAGGCACCTACCAGGCTCCGACAGGCTATGTACAGGGAAGCAACAATGGCACACCTGGTTCCGCCCTGGAAATGATTTATGTTTTAGAAACCCAATATGGCCATAAGTGGACATACAGAACAGCTTAACTTATGATTCTACAGTATAAAAACAGATGCCTGCAACATGGAGGTAATATCAGCTTTATTGTTACAGGAACAGCCTTCCCGACCGGAACGATTTCGCTCATAGCTTCAAAAGCATTTACAATAACTGTTTACCACAATGACGGCACGGTTCCCATCACCTATAACTCTGTTAGCAATGCTATCTACCTATACCCCGTAGGAAACACTTCTATCGATGCTACTATCGGACGTTTTGGAGGAAAAACTTTTGCAGATGGTAATAAAACAGACCGTATCATCACCATCACCTGCTCTGACTGGAACGCCATTACATCACTTGGCCTTAGCGGGCAGCAGTTTTCAAAAACGCAGGTATTGGGCGTTCCATTCAGGTTAATGAGAAATCTCGCCGGCTTTTCTGCTATTAACGGATTAGCATCAGGCACCATTTACCAGCATATTTCCGAGCTTGATCAGGCATTGTTTACCTTACCCAAACTAAGAACGTTACAGCTGGGAGGTATTAGCTTCGAACCCACCAGCCGTTACTATGGATATATGCAACCACAAATGCTAAACCCACAGTTAACAAACCTGGCCATAGGTGGCCCGGGGTTTACCGGCAAAACATTTGGAGCAAGCAATCTCACTGCCATCAATGGCACCAGCATGCCCAACCTCATTACCTTTGGCTTTAATGCTGGTATGATCAGTGGCGATGACAATGGCTTTGGAGAAGGTCCATTTCCCATGGAATGGACTACACTCAGCAAATTAGCCAGCTTTAACTGCAATGCCACACAATGGACAAAATTGCCAGATAGATTGAATGACCTGTCTCCCACCGTTATCAGCCTGGGTATTACCTATTGCGCAAATCTTAAAGCTTGGGCAACAGATTTATCCAATCTGCCTAACCTGGCTACACTTATCCTGAATGGATGTACTGCATTTCCCACCACCCTGCCCTCCTATATAGGAAATCTAACCAAACTAAAAACACTCAATTACAATGGTGTATTTCCTTTAACACGCACGGCCGGTACAGTGGACGAGCTCATTCAAAGCTGGTATGAATATGTAGTGAATAATGTGTCTTTAACCGACAGCAAC encodes the following:
- a CDS encoding leucine-rich repeat domain-containing protein, translated to MILQYKNRCLQHGGNISFIVTGTAFPTGTISLIASKAFTITVYHNDGTVPITYNSVSNAIYLYPVGNTSIDATIGRFGGKTFADGNKTDRIITITCSDWNAITSLGLSGQQFSKTQVLGVPFRLMRNLAGFSAINGLASGTIYQHISELDQALFTLPKLRTLQLGGISFEPTSRYYGYMQPQMLNPQLTNLAIGGPGFTGKTFGASNLTAINGTSMPNLITFGFNAGMISGDDNGFGEGPFPMEWTTLSKLASFNCNATQWTKLPDRLNDLSPTVISLGITYCANLKAWATDLSNLPNLATLILNGCTAFPTTLPSYIGNLTKLKTLNYNGVFPLTRTAGTVDELIQSWYEYVVNNVSLTDSNTVPFRGMKFDLRALDVVNNPNSVQIPEGTYQASTGFVQGSNNGTPTSSLERLYVLEKNYGHTWSYRTQ